The following coding sequences are from one Candidatus Acidiferrales bacterium window:
- a CDS encoding proline dehydrogenase family protein produces MVRELIFWLSKKPAVTQAIARRGMKSGFARRFVPGETLAEALGVAEEICGTGRRISLNQLGESVKTPEEARAARDSYITMLRELSTRHIDGNISIKPTQLGLEQDRGMCESLTMEIARTAKELGLTVEMDMEGSGLTDATIEIFESVCGKFDNVGMAIQAYLFRTEKDVERLARFRPKIRLVKGAYREPAKIAYQGKKNVDASYHKLIDRLLAGDFFPIFATHDPVMVEHVRQAVRERNYPADRYEFEMLYGIRRDLQEEIHAAGQPLRVYIPFGSQWCPYFMRRLSERPANCLFVLRSLIAESAQQKSSRD; encoded by the coding sequence TTGGTACGCGAGCTGATCTTCTGGCTGTCTAAAAAACCGGCAGTGACGCAGGCCATCGCGCGGCGCGGGATGAAAAGCGGATTTGCGCGAAGATTTGTGCCGGGCGAAACGCTGGCGGAAGCGCTCGGCGTTGCGGAAGAAATCTGCGGGACGGGACGGCGAATCAGCCTCAATCAACTCGGCGAGAGCGTGAAAACTCCGGAGGAGGCGCGTGCCGCACGGGACAGCTACATCACGATGCTGCGGGAGCTTTCAACGCGGCATATCGACGGCAATATTTCCATCAAGCCGACACAGCTTGGACTGGAGCAGGACCGCGGGATGTGCGAATCCCTGACGATGGAAATTGCACGGACGGCAAAAGAATTGGGTTTGACTGTCGAGATGGATATGGAAGGTTCGGGGCTGACCGACGCAACGATCGAGATCTTCGAGTCGGTTTGCGGAAAGTTTGACAACGTGGGTATGGCGATTCAGGCGTACCTGTTTCGGACGGAAAAAGATGTCGAACGGCTGGCCCGATTCCGTCCGAAGATTCGGCTGGTCAAAGGAGCCTATCGAGAGCCGGCGAAGATTGCGTACCAGGGCAAGAAGAACGTAGACGCCAGTTATCACAAACTGATCGACCGACTGCTGGCCGGCGATTTTTTCCCTATCTTTGCGACGCATGATCCGGTGATGGTCGAGCACGTGCGCCAGGCCGTGCGGGAGCGGAACTATCCAGCGGATCGCTACGAGTTTGAGATGCTCTATGGGATTCGTCGCGATTTGCAGGAGGAAATCCACGCGGCCGGCCAACCGTTGCGCGTCTATATTCCGTTTGGGAGCCAGTGGTGCCCGTATTTTATGCGGCGACTTTCGGAACGGCCTGCGAATTGCCTGTTTGTGCTGCGCAGCTTGATTGCGGAATCGGCGCAACAAAAATCATCGCGAGATTGA